One genomic window of Streptomyces sp. NBC_00237 includes the following:
- the paaK gene encoding phenylacetate--CoA ligase PaaK, translating to MKALLDATERLGREELEVLQLERLRSTLRHAYANVPHYRAAFETAGLKPEDCRSLADLARFPFTTKADLRENYPFGMFAVPQDEIRRLHASSGTTGRPTVVGYTENDLSMWADMVARSIRAAGGRPGHKVHVAYGYGLFTGGLGAHYGAERLGCTVIPASGGMTARQVQLIQDFEPEIIMLTPSYMLTLLDEFERQGVDPRSTSLKVGIFGAEPWTQEMRREIEERFAIDAVDIYGLSEVIGPGVAQECVETKDGLHIWEDHFYPEVVDPITGEVLPEGSEGELVFTSLTKEAMPVIRYRTRDLTRLLPGTARTFRRMEKITGRSDDLVIVRGVNLFPTQVEEIVLRTPALAPHFQLLLTREGRMDCLTVRAEARADASGTEREAAAQAVAAAIKDGIGVSARVEVVSPETLERSVGKFKRIVDQRPK from the coding sequence ATGAAGGCGCTGCTCGACGCGACGGAACGGCTCGGCCGTGAGGAGCTCGAAGTCCTCCAGCTGGAGCGGTTGCGGAGCACCCTGCGGCACGCTTACGCGAACGTGCCGCACTATCGGGCGGCCTTCGAGACGGCGGGGCTGAAACCGGAGGACTGCCGTTCGCTCGCCGACCTCGCGCGGTTCCCGTTCACCACCAAGGCCGACCTGCGCGAGAACTACCCCTTCGGGATGTTCGCCGTACCGCAGGACGAGATCCGCCGTCTGCACGCCTCCAGCGGCACCACGGGCCGCCCGACCGTCGTCGGGTACACCGAGAACGACCTGTCGATGTGGGCCGACATGGTGGCCCGCTCCATCCGGGCCGCCGGGGGGCGGCCCGGCCACAAGGTCCATGTGGCGTACGGGTACGGCCTGTTCACGGGCGGGCTCGGGGCGCATTACGGGGCGGAGCGGCTCGGCTGCACCGTCATCCCGGCGTCCGGTGGGATGACGGCCCGTCAGGTGCAGCTGATCCAGGACTTCGAGCCCGAGATCATCATGCTGACCCCGTCGTACATGCTCACCCTGCTCGACGAGTTCGAGCGGCAGGGCGTCGATCCCCGGTCCACCTCCCTCAAGGTCGGCATCTTCGGGGCGGAGCCCTGGACGCAGGAGATGCGCCGGGAGATCGAGGAGCGGTTCGCGATCGACGCGGTCGACATATACGGACTCTCCGAGGTCATCGGGCCCGGGGTGGCACAGGAGTGCGTGGAGACCAAGGACGGGCTGCACATCTGGGAGGACCACTTCTATCCGGAGGTCGTCGATCCGATCACCGGGGAGGTGCTGCCGGAGGGGTCGGAGGGGGAGCTCGTCTTCACCTCGCTGACCAAGGAGGCCATGCCGGTGATCCGTTACCGGACCAGGGACCTGACCCGGCTCCTGCCGGGCACGGCGCGCACGTTCCGGCGGATGGAGAAGATCACCGGGCGCAGCGACGATCTGGTGATCGTGCGCGGGGTGAATCTCTTTCCCACGCAGGTCGAGGAGATCGTGCTGCGCACCCCCGCGCTGGCCCCGCACTTCCAGCTGCTGCTGACCCGGGAGGGCCGGATGGACTGTCTGACCGTACGGGCCGAGGCGCGGGCGGACGCGAGCGGTACGGAGCGGGAGGCCGCCGCGCAGGCGGTCGCGGCG
- a CDS encoding alpha/beta fold hydrolase: protein MPTFTAPDGTHLAYHLTGTGEPLLCLPGGAMRASEYLGDLGGLSAHRQLVLLDLRGTGASGTPADEDSYRCARQVADVEALRVHLGLDRVDVLAHSAGGNLGILYAAAHPDRVRSLALITPTAWEAGVLIAPEDRLAAARLRAGETWFTEAYAAYEARLAGQGTEVSVDPFFYGRWDDAARAHAAADADQRNPAAAARYIDPQHVDGPAVRKALAALEAPVLVLAGELDGAPDPVKAAEIAALFRHGEVAVQAGGGHFPWLDDPRGFVRTVAAFLDPAVHGVRLAGGNRIAYRVWGDPAAPPVVLLHGRSMNSADWTGIAEDLSATRRVYALDTRGHGLSDWPGDYAYPRLALDVGEVMDALGLDRIDLVGHSMGGAIALQVAQARPEQIARLVLEDALPPFPIVPPRPAEPRPPQEETDALAFDWDVVPATDEGANHPDPEWEAGLAKITAPVLVIWGGEASFLPGAGQRELAELIPGARRVTIPVGHLIHRNDPTGFLAELRGFGIY from the coding sequence ATGCCGACCTTCACCGCCCCCGACGGAACCCACCTCGCCTACCACCTCACAGGCACCGGCGAACCCCTCCTCTGCCTCCCCGGCGGAGCGATGCGCGCCTCGGAGTACCTCGGGGACCTCGGCGGCCTCTCCGCCCACCGCCAGCTCGTCCTCCTCGACCTGCGTGGCACCGGAGCCTCCGGCACCCCCGCCGACGAGGACTCCTACCGCTGCGCCCGCCAGGTCGCCGACGTCGAGGCCCTCCGCGTCCACCTGGGTCTGGACCGCGTCGACGTCCTGGCCCACTCCGCAGGCGGCAACCTCGGCATCCTCTACGCCGCCGCCCACCCCGACCGTGTGCGCAGCCTCGCCCTGATCACCCCGACCGCCTGGGAGGCGGGCGTCCTGATCGCGCCGGAGGACCGCCTCGCCGCCGCCCGACTGCGCGCGGGGGAGACCTGGTTCACCGAGGCGTACGCGGCGTACGAGGCACGGCTCGCCGGGCAGGGGACCGAGGTGTCCGTCGACCCGTTCTTCTACGGCCGCTGGGACGACGCGGCCCGCGCCCACGCCGCAGCGGACGCCGACCAGCGCAACCCGGCCGCCGCCGCCCGTTACATCGACCCGCAGCACGTCGACGGGCCCGCCGTGCGCAAGGCGCTGGCCGCGCTCGAAGCGCCCGTGCTGGTGCTGGCGGGAGAACTCGACGGAGCCCCCGACCCGGTCAAGGCGGCGGAGATCGCGGCCCTGTTCCGGCACGGCGAGGTCGCCGTACAGGCAGGGGGAGGGCACTTCCCGTGGCTCGACGACCCGCGCGGCTTCGTCCGTACGGTCGCCGCCTTCCTCGACCCCGCCGTGCACGGCGTGCGGCTGGCCGGGGGGAACCGGATCGCCTACCGCGTGTGGGGCGACCCGGCCGCCCCGCCCGTCGTCCTGCTGCACGGCCGCAGCATGAACAGCGCCGACTGGACCGGCATCGCCGAGGACCTGTCCGCCACCCGCCGGGTGTACGCCCTGGACACGCGAGGGCACGGCCTCAGCGACTGGCCCGGCGACTACGCGTACCCCCGACTCGCGCTGGACGTGGGCGAGGTCATGGACGCCCTGGGCCTCGACCGGATCGACCTCGTGGGGCATTCCATGGGTGGCGCCATCGCGCTCCAGGTCGCCCAGGCCCGACCGGAGCAGATCGCCAGGCTGGTGCTGGAGGACGCACTGCCGCCGTTCCCGATCGTCCCCCCTCGGCCCGCCGAACCGCGCCCTCCGCAGGAGGAGACCGACGCCCTCGCCTTCGACTGGGACGTCGTCCCGGCGACCGACGAAGGGGCCAACCACCCCGACCCGGAATGGGAGGCGGGGCTGGCGAAGATCACCGCGCCGGTGCTGGTGATCTGGGGCGGCGAGGCGAGCTTCCTGCCCGGTGCGGGCCAGCGGGAACTGGCCGAACTGATCCCGGGCGCCCGCAGGGTGACGATCCCGGTGGGTCACCTGATCCACCGGAACGATCCGACGGGATTCCTGGCGGAACTGCGGGGCTTCGGTATTTACTGA